ATGTAAAGCTTGTGCAGATCAGTTAGGTGTATCACAAGAGTTAGAAGATTTAGGGGTAGAGATAAAATATTGGGGAGAAGGATTAACTGGTATACTAAAAGACAATGAAAGGTTATTAACTATATAGTAGATTTATTAGAAAATACTCCATTTGAATTCAATTGGAGTATATTTTTTAAAAAGTCAATGGTAAAATATGTATAATGGAATGTGAAATATAGATTGATAGTAGGATTGGAGTGTTTCAAATGGCTAGAATTGAACCTAGAGAATTTTTAAAGAATAATATTAAAATTATAGTTAGAAGTGCAGAAATAAATGATGCTAATGACTTAATCAATATAGTTCCCATAATTGATAGGGAGACTGATTATATGATTAGAATAGAGGGTGAATTTAAATGTACATTAGAAGAAGAAGAAAGTATTATAAAAAGAAAATTAGAGAGTAAAAATGATTTGTTTTTAGTAGCTACAATTAATGAAAAAATAGTAGGAACATTAGGTCTTAGTGGAAGTAACCTATATAGAAATAAGCATGTATGTGGATTTGGCATGGGAGTATTAAAGGAACATTGGGGGAAGGGGATAGGCAGTAGTTTAATTGGAACTATGATAGATTGGACTAAAGA
This window of the Anaeromicrobium sediminis genome carries:
- a CDS encoding GNAT family N-acetyltransferase, with protein sequence MARIEPREFLKNNIKIIVRSAEINDANDLINIVPIIDRETDYMIRIEGEFKCTLEEEESIIKRKLESKNDLFLVATINEKIVGTLGLSGSNLYRNKHVCGFGMGVLKEHWGKGIGSSLIGTMIDWTKENSIRRIDLQVVSKNHKAIGLYKKFGFEIEGTLKEDHRIGNEYVDSYTMARINE